attaaccaAGAATTATCCAAAATTGATTTTAATGACCTTTTATTTTACtccttttaaataaaaaaattgacaaatatatacaatcaaataaacaaacaaatatacACATTTTTATAGAGTATAATCAAAATGGGGTGTGATTTAGGAATATCTAATAAGACCCCCAAAAGTAGGGATCTCGTTAGAAAAATCTCCCTTAGAACTAGTACAGGTGAGACCTGAAATGCCCATTGCCCTTTTCATaatcatagggacacacccacacaaaaatacataataatataatatgaacATAATATACatgtaataatataataaataaattaagataatatcataataattaaaatactgaaaatactgcaatatgaacactacgtaataataaatatataccaTAATAAGCGTTACTAAGATAAGTAATACCATAGTATACAATAAATTACCATAATAACTAAACTACCATATCATAATATAGATTACGATAATATACAGAATAACTAGACCATAATAATAAACTACATGATAACAATAccataacataataataatataacacaTATCTTAATAATACactatagtaataataataataataataataataataataatactatatcttaataatataatacataataaatttcaataataataccTTAGCATATAACAAAACATTAACATcctatgaataaaataataatcaaCCTACACAATATATTTACAGATATGGAAACAATTAAATtctatgcaacataataatatggaaacaaatcaaaccctaaaataacttacaaTATAATAGTATGCAAACAATTAAAACcgtaaaataaatatacaatatatacaataataatagcatgaaaataaataaaaaccctaaacagaaTATACAACAACACACATGAATATATACCgttaataataaaacaataaaacaaacaccctaacACACAAACAATGAATATTTAACAAAAacatcaaataatacaacaataatataaacACCATAAATCAATATACAACCAAAGAATATATAACAATGATAAAACattaaataataacaacaacaattaGAAACCCTAAATAAATACATAACCATGACGATATAGTAAAAATAATACTGCTACAATTAAAAATcctaaataaatacaaaaaccATTTACATAGCAATATaactataaaaataataccacaatatttaaaaatcataaataaatacataaaccccaaacatcataatttaacaaatgataaaaattaaatgatgcAACAACAATGATTAAAAACCCTTAACAAATATGCAAACaataaaaatgaatatataacaatgataaaaaatattaaataatacaacaatatTATACGCaccctaaataaatatacaaacaataaaatgaatatataacaacattaaataataaaacaataatacaacctaaataatacaatatgaataaaaaaaacttaaaaaccATACAAAAATTTGATGTTGCAGGATTGCAGGGATCAGTTGACTGTTGTGAACCTACTGAGCCAATGGGTGAAGGATAATCAAATTAGTTCTTCTCAGATTTATAACTACTGGGAAGCTAAAGGTAGTAAAGTGATATGGCACAAAGAAGTCTGGAGGTGTGGATGCACTCTTAAGCATGCATTCATCCTCTCGCTGGTCATAAAAGGGAAGCTTACTACTTGTGATGTGCTGAAAGGTGTCCTTGTTGATCATGTTTGTCTATTGTGTGGAACTGAAGATGAATCTGTAGGGCATTTAATTTCAAGTGTAGGTTTTCTAATTCTGTTTGGAGGCCTGTGCGAAACTGGTTGGGGACTCATGTCTACACTGAAAGCTGCCGTTAAATGGCTGCACAAAGAAGTAAAGGGCACTGGTGTTCAGGCTGTGGCCAAGAGAATTAGCTTGGCTACAAAAGTGTATTCCATTTGGTACTTTCAGAACAAAAGGAGATTTGAAGGGAAGGCTATCTCTCCTGAATGTGTCTTTAGGGTGATTCAGATTCACGTTTATAGAGTGTTGCATGATAGATTCCCTTTGTTCTCCTTGGATCGGGGTTTGTTTGACTGTATGTGATTGCCAGTTCTTGAGCTTGTGGTTTGGTTGCTAGCTTCTTGTAACTTTTTGCTCTTGAGTTATAGTTATTGATGTGATTGGTGtgatcccgagagggggggggggggtgaattggatattttgaattttttcctaGGTCCAATTCAAATCACAAACCAtaattcgcaacctagggtctttctaaatagTCTCAATTCCCCCCATTAATCAAGcgtgcaaatatttaaaacaaatatggctacaaattaaatatttacatacatcaaacacatcatatcccatttataATTTAAAGCGTGTACGTAAAATAAATAAGTTGTGTGTGCTGACATACACATATGCTGCTTAtctcattttaaattaaatttgtgcatgcaaataagtttaatagtaaataaacaagcatacacattgaaattaaagtgcataaagtaaataagatagagagaaagagacacacgatatttgttattgaggcttggccaaaccagcctatgtccccaccttgggcatacctcccaaaTATTTCACTAtctctgctcacttaaatgggtggagcggaaGTTATTTACAACTTTTCCTTACAGGGCAaggtaaaccctaactcaattataGGGCTGAACCACAACCACATAGCCTCTCCTTACGAGATGAGGAATACCCCAGCTACACTTACCGAGTGGATCCATAACTTTACCATACTTTACGGGCAGTGCCAAAACCCAACTCAATTATCAAACggagcccaactggtctcccttacagggtggagactccctagttcaatttactGGAATGAACCAAACCGGTACATTAAAATGTATTTTTGTACAtacaaaaatgcttctaaaaatacaagtagagatgtaaaacattaaaactattaaaatgcactctctaatgatatgaaacaTACCCGAAGAGTAAGggggttatttttgaaaataatattttcaatctttgaaaaataatgtatataataagtgtttcaaagattttaccataataagaaattttctccaaaaatatttttcaatacgaaataggagaacctagggttttggcttttcaaatgatttttgcaagataaaaatttatctatgaaagcatggatgcatAAATAAatgccttaaaaaaaaaaatgctctgtttcaaaaagtttttcaaatgagTAAAAGGAAGGAGAGTAGGAGAgtaaaaattttgccccaaaggaaagatttttgcaataaaaataggtTTGGGGGACTTTGATTGAAAATAGTctaaataaatttgagagaaaaatttggCTAATTAAAGTTGCTAATTGTGCTAATGAGAAGGGTATATATAGTGTTGgactaacaaggcttacgaatcttattttgatgataaaaaatcaaaagaaattaaCGTATTTGGttaagtggtgatgtttcagTTAACTCAAGcatcaagatcaagtgactcaagtgaccTATATCAGAATGCTTGAGAATGAGTATCAAAAACTTGAacttaacattgcaatattttatGAAGCTAGAGACTATTGAAGCCTAAAGTCAAGCTATATATGAAGACAAGCTATACATGAAGAAaagaagctatacatgaagacttagtagtTAGAAGTGTTATAGTTGTTTAAAAGTCTCATCTAAGTACTTtgcatatttttcaatataagtgattgaagctcttaggatttaatATCGACCTAGAGACTTGATTTTGAAAATCTcagaaaatatattttcaaaatctcaattcAAAATTCTAAGTTTAAAAGCTAACAAGTGTTTGGAAACACATTtgttaaattcataaaaattacaaGCTTAGGCAACTAACTTTGTATGCTCAATCGACTTATCCTTTATATGccttttaagaaagaaaagagagtagcattaggcaactgaccccatcAGGCTcgggcaactgaccctattctgaGTTTGAAAATTCGCCGTGATTTAAAGgcacaggtgactgacccttCGGGATCAAGCGATTGACCTTcgagaattcaaatttaaaacagcaAAGGAATGTTTCAAAAATTGATTGCTTGGACCCCAAACAATgagaaaacttaggaaacacatcaagtaacttggggaaatacgaaaattac
The sequence above is a segment of the Malania oleifera isolate guangnan ecotype guangnan chromosome 8, ASM2987363v1, whole genome shotgun sequence genome. Coding sequences within it:
- the LOC131162701 gene encoding uncharacterized protein LOC131162701, with the translated sequence MAYEAALEEPPAGLLLSLDCRDQLTVVNLLSQWVKDNQISSSQIYNYWEAKGSKVIWHKEVWRCGCTLKHAFILSLVIKGKLTTCDVLKGVLVDHVCLLCGTEDESVGHLISSVGFLILFGGLCETGWGLMSTLKAAVKWLHKEVKGTGVQAVAKRISLATKVYSIWYFQNKRRFEGKAISPECVFRVIQIHVYRVLHDRFPLFSLDRGLFDCM